Within the Ignavibacteria bacterium genome, the region AAGTAGTGGAAAGTTTTGGTTGACAAATATCGTTGAGTGTGAAAAAAATATTCACGAAATAGAGCGCAACTTGCTGTTACTTGAGCCATTGGGATTTTCAACGAAAGAAAAAATTCTTCCCAATCTTTTTCCTTCTGAACGTGATAAAAAAACCGTCTCAGATTTTTTTATTCAACAGAACATTCCTGCGGAAAGAACCATCATAGCCATTGCACCGGGAAGCGTTTGGAACACGAAGCGTTGGTTGAAAGAGCATTTCATTTCTCTTTCAAAAAAATTTTCGGAAAAAAACTTTTCTATTATTTTTGTTGGGGGAAAAAACGATGAGCGCCTTTGTGCAGAAATACAACGTTCTGTATCAGAAAAAAACATTTTCAATTCTGCTGGAAAATTTACTCTTCTTCAATCTTCAGAAATTATTCATCGAAGTAGCGTTCTCGTAAGCAATGATTCGGCGCCGATGCATTTGGCGGTAGCAATGCGAACTCCTGTGGTAGCAATATTCGGGGCGACAATTCCCGAGTTCGGTTTTGCGCCGAACGGAGAATTTGATTCCATTATCGAAATGAAAAGTCTTTCGTGTCGCCCGTGTGGAATTCACGGTGGAAATGTTTGCCCAATTCAAATGTTTGATTGTATGAAAAATATTTCCGCAGAAATGGTTTTTGATGCAACAATTTCAGTGTTGAAAAAAATACCAATGAAAAAGTCTTAACATTCATCGTATTGTTATGTCATCATACTCACCCGAACAAATTCACAAGTGTTTCTCCGAATCGAATGATTTCGACGAAATCTTTGATGCATTTGAAAGTGCTTTGCTTCAACAGATTGACGATATTGGGATGTATAGCCAATTGTTTTGGAATCCATCACTTTCACCAGAAGAATTATGTTTGTTCGGAGAAAAACTTGCGAAAGAATTTTCCCATATTTCCTACGATGTATACTTCTGGCTCGCATCCGTTTTTGAAACTACATATGCGCAAAAAGATAATTACGAACTTGCGTTCACATATTACAGAAAGGCGGCGAAAGTAAATGCAAATGAAATTGCGCCGTACGTAAAACTGTGCGATTGTTTCGACCCGATTGTCAATCTTCCACCAATTGATGATTTGATTTCATTTCTTGTTGAAGGTATTGAAGTTGTTTCCGAGCCGAAACAATTGTTCGAATGGTTAATTCGTTTGTACGAAATCAAAGGAGAAGGAGAGAAAGGAGAGATGTATGCAAGAAGACTAAGAGAATAAGTATGGTTTAAAGAATTTCTTTCATCAATTCCTCCACCCGACGAAAAAAATGTTCCCTGTCAAAATCTGAAAATCGTTTGCGAGCATAGAGAGAAATTTCATTTCTTAAATTTTCATTGGAGGCAACCTCGAGCGTTTGCCTTTTCAAATCAGTAGTTGTTTCCCACAAAAATCCGTTCATTCCATTTTGCACAATTTCTTTTTGCCCACCTTTATTTACAACTATCGGAACAGCATTTGCGGACATTGCTTCAAGCGTTGACATCCCAAAATGTTCCGCGCGCTCGGGAAATTTTTCTTCATCAACTTCATAACCGGCTGCATGCCAAAATATTGAAGCGCGATTGTACCATTCTTTCAGTTTTGCATACGGTTCATTGAAATGAAAGTGAACGGGAAAATTTTGGTTTTCTTTTTGCAGTTGCTCAACCATTTTTTTTGTCCTTACATCTCCCGCAACGCTTCCAACGATATGATATTCCCAATCGTGCAAATCTTTTTTTGAAAGTTCTCGAAACGCTTTTGTCGTAATATCATATCTCTTTTGATTGTATAATCCTGCAAAAATTCTTCCGACACTTAAAATTATTTTTTCTTTCTTTATTCCTGCAAGAAAAAAATCATCAATTGGGGGAGAAAGAATAAAACTATTTCTGTTGTGATGATGAAGTAAAGAATTCCGCACGTATTCGGAATACACGGCAACGAGAGAAATATTTTTGCTTCGTTTCAGTAGTTGCATTCGGAATAAATCTTTCACGCTTTCTTTTGCTTTCCCTCTTGCAAATTTTTTAATTGCGCTTGTAACATTGATTTTTCCGTACGGTGCTTGCAAAATAAAAACTGTCGCTTTGGCGTTAGAGGGAATTGCGCGAAAATTTGTAAGAGCAAACAACACATCACACTGTTTTGAAATCGCCTTCACTTCAGAAAGATTTTTTATTTGTTGCGACTGAACATTCGACAAATCAGCGTTGTAATACATTGCTAACTTTTCTGTTGAAAAATTTTCTTCCGCATACAGAAATGTAACGTTCGTAGTTTTATTTTTCGACAAAACCTCACCAAGAATCGTAACAACTTTTTCTCCGCCGCCGAGCGAAGACCAATATGGATTATAAATTGCGATGTTCATCTCTCGCAAATAAGGTTTGTTGTTCCGTCAATGCTTGCAACAGAAAAAATTTCCTCGTCGTTTGCCTTGTAGATTTTTTTCTTTTCCTCGTCAATAATGGAAAGTGAAAAGCCAATTGCGCGAAGTTCGTTCAAATATTGTTGGGGAGAAAAACCGCATTGCTCAATCATTGTTGGATAAAATTCTGTGACCAATTTCAGCTGTGGATTTGCGGCAAACGTTTGTTTCATTCCTTTCAACGCATACATTTCCGCTCCTTCAATATCAATTTTCAACAAATCAATTTTCGTGTTTTGGTTTTGAAAAAACTCATCTATGGAAATTGTTTCGACTTGAACTGATTTCGACTTCAAGCCGGAATTAAAAATTTGATGTCCGCCGGAAAGATGTTCATCCATAAATAATTCTAATGTTCCTTTTTTATCTGAAACTGCTTTTTGAACAGCAGTAATATTTCGCGCATTGTTCGCAACAATATTTCTTTGCAAGAAAGAAAAATTTGAAGGAGCAGGTTCAAAACAAAATACTTTTCCTTTTTCTCCAACGCATTTCGATGCGAGAATTGAATAATAACCAATGTTTGCGCCAATATCTACAAGCGTCATCCTCGATTTCAAAATTGATTTTATTAAATCGGTTTCTGTTGGTTCGTAGCGTGTATGTACAAGAAATAATTTTCCAATCGCTTCGTCTTCCGGGTCAACGAAAAGTTTTATTCCTTCAATTTCAATTTGTGTTACGGATTTTGGGCGGAAAAGGTTGTAGATGAAGTCGCGAAGTTTTTTTAGAAACGGAATTTTCCCAAGTCCGCTTCCTTTGAGTATGCGCTGAAAAAATCTGAAGAGTGAGAAGAAGAGTTGTTTCATTGCTTATTCTTTTGAAAAGATTTTTTTAGAAAACGAAACTGCATCTTTGTACCGGAGAACAACATTTACAAGTTTCACCTGAACTTTTCCAAAGCGAACAAGCGTAAACGAATACGTGAACATCATCAAAACAGAAGTGAGAACAATGGAAATTGCTCCCCCGATAATTCCGCTGAATAAAATTCCGAGATAAAACAACGCGATTGCAACAAATACATTTATTGTGCTTGCAACAAATACTTCCTTCATTTTTCCGATTCCATAGAGAAAACTCGAAGCAACTCCAATTGTTGGAATACATATTCCGGCAACAGCAAGAATACGAAGAACCGGAATCGCTTCGGGATATTTGTCAACATATAAAAGAGAAATTATTTGCGGGGCAAAAAACCAAAAGAATAGCGCTACGGGAAAAACAAGCACAGTAAAAACGAACATTGATTTTTCTGCAAGAGCAAGAAGTTCGGAAGAATTATTTTGCGCTGAAAGTTTTGAAGATGTTGGCATTAAAAACGTAATGATGACTTGTAACACGACATCAAAAACGCGTGTGAAAATTTTTGCGGCATTGTACACCGCAACAGAAATTGGTCCGAGGACGGTTGCAAGAATAAAACTATCCGCTTGTGTGTATAGCGTATATGTTGCCGACGCACCGAAAGAATATTTTCCATAATGCCAAAACTTTTTCGCTGTTTCTTTTTCGATGCTCAATTGAAATAAACTTTTCAATATTCCTTTGCGAAAAGAAAACGGAACAATAACTATTGCAAGTAATGAAGACAATGCAAGTGTGATTGTGTTAATTAACAATATTGTGAACGCGGTTTGGTTCGCAATGTTTTGAAAAGCAAATGCGATAAGAAGCAACGAGCCGAGAAAATACACGGCATTTATCCAAAACATTTGCTTGATTTGTATTTTCGATTGGAACAAATATAAAATTACTGTTCGCAGCGAAGAAAGAATTAGCATTAAGGGAAGAAACCACGCAAGCAATGAAAACGATGGAGAATGAAAAAGTTGCGCAAATTGCTCTTTCAACACTGCAATGAGTGCTCCAAAAATAACAACGAAGGATACATACATCCAATTTCCCGTTGTTACAATTTCGGAAATCTCTTCTGTTTCGGCGGCATATTTTACCATTGGCTGCAACGCAAAACTCGAACCAGCCGCAACAAGAAGAAGAAACAAATTTTGAATCAGCACGTACGTTCCGAACTCTTCTTTTGGTAAAACGCGTATAACAAGAAACACAAAACCAAGCCCGTAAATTGCAGGCAAACTTTTATCTGCAAATCCCCAAAAACCTTTTTTGAGATGTTTACCGAATTCCATTTACATTCCTAATTCTTTCGATTCACGTTTTGCGCGAATGTAAGTTGTGAACACGCCAAGAGGAAATGTAAACGGAATGATGAACCAATAATACCAATCTGCATATCGCCACAGTAAACGCA harbors:
- a CDS encoding FkbM family methyltransferase encodes the protein MKQLFFSLFRFFQRILKGSGLGKIPFLKKLRDFIYNLFRPKSVTQIEIEGIKLFVDPEDEAIGKLFLVHTRYEPTETDLIKSILKSRMTLVDIGANIGYYSILASKCVGEKGKVFCFEPAPSNFSFLQRNIVANNARNITAVQKAVSDKKGTLELFMDEHLSGGHQIFNSGLKSKSVQVETISIDEFFQNQNTKIDLLKIDIEGAEMYALKGMKQTFAANPQLKLVTEFYPTMIEQCGFSPQQYLNELRAIGFSLSIIDEEKKKIYKANDEEIFSVASIDGTTNLICER
- a CDS encoding glycosyltransferase, producing MNIAIYNPYWSSLGGGEKVVTILGEVLSKNKTTNVTFLYAEENFSTEKLAMYYNADLSNVQSQQIKNLSEVKAISKQCDVLFALTNFRAIPSNAKATVFILQAPYGKINVTSAIKKFARGKAKESVKDLFRMQLLKRSKNISLVAVYSEYVRNSLLHHHNRNSFILSPPIDDFFLAGIKKEKIILSVGRIFAGLYNQKRYDITTKAFRELSKKDLHDWEYHIVGSVAGDVRTKKMVEQLQKENQNFPVHFHFNEPYAKLKEWYNRASIFWHAAGYEVDEEKFPERAEHFGMSTLEAMSANAVPIVVNKGGQKEIVQNGMNGFLWETTTDLKRQTLEVASNENLRNEISLYARKRFSDFDREHFFRRVEELMKEIL
- the waaF gene encoding lipopolysaccharide heptosyltransferase II; translated protein: MDAPKMEKRAMKILIIQTAYIGDAVLTLPLVQAVKQWFPNATVDVVVIPSTVNVLENHPLIFETKVFDKHKKDSGFLGLLRTAKNLRKMCYNIALIPHRSLRSSLLALVAQIPKRIGFSTSSGKFWLTNIVECEKNIHEIERNLLLLEPLGFSTKEKILPNLFPSERDKKTVSDFFIQQNIPAERTIIAIAPGSVWNTKRWLKEHFISLSKKFSEKNFSIIFVGGKNDERLCAEIQRSVSEKNIFNSAGKFTLLQSSEIIHRSSVLVSNDSAPMHLAVAMRTPVVAIFGATIPEFGFAPNGEFDSIIEMKSLSCRPCGIHGGNVCPIQMFDCMKNISAEMVFDATISVLKKIPMKKS